A region of the Apium graveolens cultivar Ventura chromosome 6, ASM990537v1, whole genome shotgun sequence genome:
tttttaacacaacatatatataaatatagtaACTTTTAAATAGAGTACTAGCAGATTACTTTCACTTCCAATTGTTATCAATTTTCTGAATCTACTAATATGGCAGTAAATATAATTATGAGAATCAATAATATAATTATGAGAATCAATAAAATATCGGGAAAGTTGAAATAATTGGGAGTATATGAGTGGCAAGCAGATACCTATAATTGTATCTTCCCCAAAATCATTGAAAAAATGATTCTATATTTAATAAGACAGGTGTTTTCATCTCAAACTGTAATCTGTAACTCATTAATGTCAAAATCACAGGTAAGAATAAGTCAGTGATATGACAAAGGGGGATAGTGCGGGCGTTCAATGCCAAAAAACAAGAAGAGaaaatcgtaaaattaatattaGACATAAAAAACTGATACGAAAAATCCTGAAAATACCCGAACCTATAAAAAAGTTTGATAACGGTTGTGGTTTATTCTTTTAAACCCAACCATAATGTAAACTGTTTTATAATCTTATATCGAATCTTTCTAGTATGTGTTTTTATTATGTATTGTGGGTCCATAGGCGCAATTTATGTTACTGTTGATGATAAAAAAATAACTAGAAAATAATAGTTAATATTTTATTATGGTATATAGTAGAAATCtgatataatattaattttttattttaaaatgaaatcaagttttttttttgaaaaataaaataaaaaccaTCTTTATCTTTGGGAGAGATGGCTGATAGCTCCGGTCTTGAAAACCGGCATAGTATTAAGTTATTTTGAGGAAAAAGTAATTAACAAAGTAGTAGATGATTGATTATCCTTTTTTAATAACCTGCCATTTAAGAGGTTGATTTTGATAACCACCGTCTCCTTCTGATGAAGATATTTAAAATCTTGCAGCTGCAAACTTAAATGCCGCCTCTTTTATTACTCCTCATAATTCACCACCCTCTTTGCTTTATTGTGTCAAATTATAATGTTTTTTGcatcatttttaatttttgttttataTAAAACCCATGATTCTAAAAAACCCttattttattgattaatttCTTGATTAATCCTTTACAACATATGTGATCGATCCGATTTTTAAAATCCGATTATTccttatatatttaatatttttcttgataatatattacaaataaattattatataaaataaaatttcaattgaatgtatataattataaattaatgatAAATATACATTAACTTATAAATTTACTACTAAAATAAGGATTCTAAAACtaaacataatttaaaatataaaaatgcaTCAATTTTTTTTTGATTAATCCTTCCCATTAATTTTCAGTTCTCCTATTAATCCTCAATCGATAACTCAAACTATATCTTACGATTCCCGATTTTTATAACATTGATAAAATCTTGTTGTTCTTATACAACTATGTTATGAAAGATATAATTTTCTATGTAAGTGAAATAACCTTTTAAcgttttaaataataataaaataaccgTTTCGTTTTAACAAAAAGTTTCACTAACATATGTTCTTTTAAGTGTTTTATCATGTATACAGTTATAAGCAAATTAACATGTTTTTGTTCCCGTCAACATATCTTAAATAATATTGTTACTAATCTTATATTTGATAATAAAAGTTATCATGCAGAAAATTATAGTTCAACCAAGGACATATTAGAagttaaatatttataatataactTTTAAGATGTCAGTAAATTTTTTATACAAAATTAAGTTTGAGTCTgcaaaaaatattaaattaaaattatatgtttacaaaaaaaattatcaaattgcttgtcaaaaaataaataaatactatcAATTTAGTATTATATTTATTCTATTAAATTGCTTGCAACGTTTACAAAATGAAAATAGATAAATATAAAACTGAAACAAATTAGACACTACACAAAACACGAAGTTACACAAAATGAAACCCGTACTATTTATCAAGATTTAGCAAAGAAAGAAAAATGAAAACAATCCCAAAAATACAAATCCAAGTAAGTAGGCCCAGGGGCAGTAAAGTTTTAAATCGGCCAGATATTTAAAACATCTCCGGCTAAAGTTACGGCAACAATCACTAATATTGCCTCCCGCTCGTATATATTGTCAGTAATTCCTTAAAATCTCTCTTTCACTTTTTACTGCTttcctttttcattttttacTGCTTGCCTTTTTTTTTTCTCACCCTCCTTTTCATAGAGATTATAAATAAAATCTCTTTATTATTACAGATTGGAGAGAGATtgggagagagaggagagaggagAGAGGAGAGATTGTCTGTTTGTTGAGTAAAAACTTAAACCCAACTATATTACACACTCACATCACCACCCACTttgtttctctctctctctaaaaaATTAAATGAAAAGCTTTGACCATGTGTATGTAGCCTCTCACTATCTTTCTCTCTCTTCAGTCAACTAAAAAGAGAGAGCCAACCCAGTTCACAACAGACACAAACAACTGTACCCTTTTCTTGTTTTTCAGGTATGTCCTTTTTTCTTACAAGCATTGCTTCATGTATGTTTAGTTAAGTTTAGTTTGGTTTGTTTATGTAATGTGTTTTttattaaaaccctaatttttgttTACAGAATTGGATGGACAAGATTCAAAGATTAGTGATTTTGCATTcttgattattttaatttttgtatAAAGATGGATGATTTAACAAGATTTTTTGTGGGGTTATTTATTTTGTGTGTACTAATTAATCCTGCATTTCAACAACCACAAATTGTGCCATTGGGTTCAAGAATTGAGAGAGTGGCTTTGTTACAGTTGAGATCTTCTTTAGGGTTAAGGACTAAAGAATGGCCTATAAAGGCTGACCCTTGTTCACTTTGGGTTGGGATTCAATGTCGGAATGGGAGTGTTGTTGGAATTAATATTTCCGGGTTTAGGAGGACTCGACTTGGTAGTAGGAATCCTCAATTTTCTGTTGGTGCTCTTCCGTTGTTTGGTTCTTTGGTGTCGTTTAATGCTTCTAGGTTTTCCCTTCCGGGGTCGATTCCTGACTGGTTTGGACAGAGGTTAAGGGGTCTGCAAATTCTTGATCTTAGGGGTTGTTCTGTTGTTGGTGCTATTCCTACTAGTTTTGGGAATATGACTAGTCTTTCTGAGTTGTATTTATCGGATAATAATGTTACTGGGAGTGTTCCGGATAGTTTGGGACAATTGTTGAGGCTTTCAGTTCTTGATCTTTCACGAAATGGACTTACTGGTGTTATTCCTCCGTCTTTTGGCTTTCTTGGGAATCTTACTTTGCTTGACATGTCCGTGAATTATCTGTCGGGGACGATTCCTCCAGCTATTGGTGCTCTTTCTAAGTTGGAAAGCTTGAATCTTTCTAGTAACAGTCTTTCTTCTTCGGTTCCCTCCCAACTCGGTGATCTTTCTAGTTTAGTTGTCCTTGATCTTAGCACCAATTCTTTTTCTGGGTCAGTGGCACCCGATTTCAGAGGTTTAAGGAATTTGCAGAAAATGGTATTTGGAAAAAATCTGCTTAGTGGTTCCTTGCAAAGTAACTTGTTTGCTCCATTGACGCAGTTGCAGTCTTTAGTCTTGAGTCACAATAATTTCATTGGTGAGATTCCTGGTATATTGTGGACTATGCCGTCTTTACTATTTCTGGATGTCTCTGGCAATAACTTCACTGGTACTCTTCCCAATGTCAGTTCAGTTCCTAGTGCTAATGCTGCCATATTCAACCTCTCACGAAATATGTTATATGGAGGCCTCACAACTGTTGTCATGAGATTCAGTTTTATAGACTTGTCTGACAATTATTTCCAGGGTAACGTTCCAGATTATGCTGGCAGTAACACATCACTTGCTAGAAATTGCCTTCGAGATCAGTCGAGTCAGAGGGCTGTAGCACCGTGTGCATCATTTTATGGCGAGAGGGGACTGACATTTGATAATTTTGGCTTGCCGAATTCTACCCAACCCCCTACAAGTAAACCTCGCAAAAAGAGCCACCGGAAGTTAATCATATTGGCTGCAGTTATTGGTGGTGTGGGAATTATTGCACTTCTGATAATTATGTTAGTTCTACTGATTG
Encoded here:
- the LOC141667384 gene encoding putative LRR receptor-like serine/threonine-protein kinase At2g16250, with product MDDLTRFFVGLFILCVLINPAFQQPQIVPLGSRIERVALLQLRSSLGLRTKEWPIKADPCSLWVGIQCRNGSVVGINISGFRRTRLGSRNPQFSVGALPLFGSLVSFNASRFSLPGSIPDWFGQRLRGLQILDLRGCSVVGAIPTSFGNMTSLSELYLSDNNVTGSVPDSLGQLLRLSVLDLSRNGLTGVIPPSFGFLGNLTLLDMSVNYLSGTIPPAIGALSKLESLNLSSNSLSSSVPSQLGDLSSLVVLDLSTNSFSGSVAPDFRGLRNLQKMVFGKNLLSGSLQSNLFAPLTQLQSLVLSHNNFIGEIPGILWTMPSLLFLDVSGNNFTGTLPNVSSVPSANAAIFNLSRNMLYGGLTTVVMRFSFIDLSDNYFQGNVPDYAGSNTSLARNCLRDQSSQRAVAPCASFYGERGLTFDNFGLPNSTQPPTSKPRKKSHRKLIILAAVIGGVGIIALLIIMLVLLIVCTRKGNANSQRGTVVEPVPAGASMPPPGASLNFTSLGEGFTYQQILQATSNFSDADLIKHGHSGDLFRGILEGGIPVVIKKIDLNTVKKEAFMQELDVFSKVSHTRLVPLLGHCLDNENEKYLIYKYMPNGDLSSSLYRKTRSEDDTLQSLDWITRLKIATGAAEALSYLHHECTPPLVHRDVQASSILLDDKFEVRLGSLSEICAQEGETSQSRITRLLRLPQSSEQGASGTPAATCAYDVYCFGKVLLELVTGKLGISASSDGTMKEWLEGTLPYISIYDKELVTNIIDPSLIVDEDLLEEVWAMAIVARSCLNPKPARRPLMRYILKALENPLKVVREESTGSARLRTTSSRGSWNAAVFGSWRSSSDAATAVPAAASSNKMEGASSFKHSKHSGTSGSQGSQNNGGDHSSSNRRQQSRDIFPEPLNEEGVERQ